The sequence CGATGGCCGCGATCGTCCCCCAGATCCGCCCCTGGGCGAAGTTCGTGAACTCCCCCTCGATGCCGAGGATCTTCATCGTCTCGTTCATCACGGTGGGCAGATCGAGATACGACAACCCGGTGATGATGATGTTCACCAGGCCGTAGGCAAGCAGCGCGATGGTCACGAAGCGGTCGACCGGGTGCGGACGTGCCGCCGGGGCGCTCGCGCTCGGATCGGGCACCGTCGGGCCTGCGGCCGGCGGTGCCGGCGGGGCGACGACGACCTCGTCGAGGGGCGGCAAGCCGGCGGCTCGCCGCTGCTCCTCGGGCGTGGCGAGTTCGCCGTACTGCGGGCGCTGATCGGTCATCCCGCCATGCTAACCGTCCCGACCCTGGGCGATTCACAGCGAGGGCGCGTGAAAACGATAGCGGCCCCGGAGAAGTGGGGACTTCGCGGGGCCGCGGACGTGAAGCGCTGGGGACGCTTCTCATCCAATTTGATCACCGGCGCTGGGGACGCCTGTGGTGATCAGTAGCGCTGATGCATGC is a genomic window of Microbacterium maritypicum containing:
- a CDS encoding DUF6264 family protein — its product is MTDQRPQYGELATPEEQRRAAGLPPLDEVVVAPPAPPAAGPTVPDPSASAPAARPHPVDRFVTIALLAYGLVNIIITGLSYLDLPTVMNETMKILGIEGEFTNFAQGRIWGTIAAIVLAVGWSITAGLSIRRLRRRRISWWVPVAGALATMIVVTICISVPMMNDPAFVAYLATVGQ